The following are encoded together in the Myxococcota bacterium genome:
- the rodA gene encoding rod shape-determining protein RodA — translation MPGIDRRLIQNFEWPIFIMGLAVALIGIVNLISASPERGAAFLPVTAWRQMVWLGLGLVLLFATLVLDYRTLERVAFPFYGGVMALLVAVLFVGRIVNGSQRWIDLGPMNLQPSELAKLALIVLFARILARRSATAPVGLLDLVVPALLVALPAALVVKQPDLGTALLLCVVSASFLAVTRVRTSSIVLIGTAGIAAVAIAWFFFLHDYQKDRVYTFLNPERDPLGAAYHSIQAQIAVGAGGLFGKGFLHGSQSQLDFLPEEQTDFVFSVLGEEWGFVGAAVVLVLYLGILIRGLQIAHSSKDLFGAYLAVGIVSLFFWAGAINVGMVIGLLPVVGVPLPMLSYGGSALLTCMVSLGLLMNVSMRRYIF, via the coding sequence ATGCCGGGAATCGACCGTAGACTGATCCAGAATTTCGAGTGGCCCATCTTCATCATGGGCCTGGCGGTGGCCTTGATCGGCATCGTGAACCTGATCTCCGCCTCGCCGGAGCGCGGCGCGGCCTTCCTGCCCGTCACTGCGTGGCGCCAGATGGTGTGGCTCGGGCTGGGGCTCGTGCTGCTGTTCGCGACGCTCGTGCTCGACTACCGCACGCTCGAGCGCGTCGCGTTCCCGTTCTACGGCGGTGTGATGGCGCTGCTCGTCGCGGTGCTGTTCGTGGGCCGGATCGTGAACGGCTCGCAGCGCTGGATCGACCTCGGCCCCATGAACCTGCAGCCGAGCGAGCTGGCGAAGCTGGCGCTGATCGTGCTGTTCGCTCGCATCCTCGCGCGCCGCAGCGCCACCGCGCCGGTGGGCTTGCTCGACCTGGTCGTGCCGGCGCTGCTGGTCGCGCTGCCCGCCGCGCTGGTCGTGAAGCAGCCCGACCTGGGCACGGCGCTGCTCCTGTGCGTGGTCTCGGCGAGCTTCCTCGCGGTGACTCGCGTGCGCACGAGCTCGATCGTGCTGATCGGGACCGCAGGCATCGCGGCCGTGGCCATCGCCTGGTTCTTCTTCCTGCACGACTACCAGAAGGACCGCGTGTACACGTTCCTGAACCCCGAGCGCGACCCGCTGGGCGCGGCGTATCACTCGATCCAGGCGCAGATCGCCGTGGGCGCCGGCGGCCTCTTCGGCAAGGGCTTCCTTCACGGCTCGCAGAGCCAGCTCGACTTCCTGCCCGAGGAGCAGACCGACTTCGTGTTCTCGGTGCTGGGCGAGGAGTGGGGCTTCGTGGGCGCGGCCGTCGTGCTGGTCCTGTATCTCGGGATCCTGATCCGCGGGCTGCAGATCGCCCACTCGTCGAAGGACCTGTTCGGCGCCTACCTGGCGGTCGGGATCGTGTCGCTGTTCTTCTGGGCGGGCGCGATCAACGTGGGCATGGTGATCGGTCTCCTGCCCGTGGTCGGCGTGCCGCTGCCGATGCTGTCCTACGGCGGCTCGGCGCTGCTCACCTGCATGGTGTCGCTCGG